A stretch of Agelaius phoeniceus isolate bAgePho1 chromosome 30, bAgePho1.hap1, whole genome shotgun sequence DNA encodes these proteins:
- the PRNP gene encoding major prion protein homolog: MARLLGPSCLLLLLLLLGLCADVASSKKGKGKPGWGGGGRQPSYPRQPSYPQNPGYPHNPGYPHNPGYPHNPGYPHNPGYPGWGQGYNPSSGGTYHQKPWKAPKPKTNFKHVAGAAAAGAVVGGLGGYAMGRVMSGMHYRFDSPDEYRWWNENAARYPNQVYYRDYRGAPVPQDVFVADCFNITVTEHNIGPAARKGNASDALNQTETELETRVVTKVIREMCIQQYQEYRLASGAWQRLAESPLATLMLLVLVVLH; encoded by the coding sequence ATGGCCCGGCTCCTCGgcccctcctgcctgctgctgctgctgctgctcctgggcctCTGCGCCGACGTCGCCTCCTCCAAGAAGGGCAAAGGCAAACCCGGctggggcgggggcggccgccaGCCCAGCTACCCCCGCCAGCCCAGCTACCCCCAGAACCCCGGCTACCCGCACAACCCGGGCTACCCGCACAACCCGGGCTACCCGCACAACCCCGGCTACCCCCACAACCCCGGCTACCCGGGCTGGGGCCAAGGCTACAACCCATCCAGCGGAGGGACTTACCACCAAAAGCCCTGGAAGGCGCCCAAACCCAAGACCAACTTCAAGCACGTggcgggcgcggcggcggcgggcgccgtggtggggggcttggggggctACGCCATGGGCAGGGTGATGTCGGGCATGCACTACCGCTTCGACAGCCCCGACGAGTACCGCTGGTGGAACGAGAACGCCGCGCGCTACCCCAACCAGGTCTACTACCGCGACTACCGCGGCGCCCCCGTGCCCCAGGACGTCTTCGTGGCCGACTGCTTCAACATCACCGTCACCGAGCACAACATCGGCCCCGCCGCCAGGAAGGGCAACGCCTCGGACGCCCTCAACCAGACGGAGACGGAGCTGGAGACGCGCGTGGTGACCAAGGTGATCCGCGAGATGTGCATCCAGCAGTACCAGGAGTACCGGCTGGCCTCGGGCGCGTGGCAGCGCCTGGCCGAGTCCCCGCTGGCCACCCTGATGCTCCTCGTCCTCGTCGTCCTGCACTAG